In a genomic window of Magnolia sinica isolate HGM2019 chromosome 14, MsV1, whole genome shotgun sequence:
- the LOC131225304 gene encoding putative serine/threonine-protein kinase, whose protein sequence is MATKVNNFSYSELRAAIEDFSPANKLGEGGFGPVYKLYFNHATVKMLSNLKYESNAWFLRWSTMCSKLSDQSEAENSVS, encoded by the exons ATGGCTACCAAAGTAAACAATTTCAGTTATTCTGAACTAAGGGCTGCAATAGAGGACTTCAGTCCGGCAAATAAGTTGGGAGAGGGAGGATTTGGGCCCGTTTATAAG ttatattttaatcatgctACTGTGAAAATGTTGAGCAACCTGAAG TATGAAAGCAATGCGTGGTTCTTGAGGTGGTcaaccatgtgcagtaagctttcggatcaaagtGAAGCTGAGAATAGTGTTAGTTGA